One part of the Rutidosis leptorrhynchoides isolate AG116_Rl617_1_P2 chromosome 1, CSIRO_AGI_Rlap_v1, whole genome shotgun sequence genome encodes these proteins:
- the LOC139841083 gene encoding disease resistance protein RML1A-like, which translates to MFEGRDNHPDLIVKEKSRPTEQAGCFLRWAASITLVIDYSEILMNLQLHLQIVHPHFQLQIIVHPRFQYNNLRFGIGRSDSQFGFMGRDEIDGGGTLNWSWTRQNIGSRNLLLLENMLDEIENITFLNRLIFGVGNITKSIHIKKRFSLILDVKKWIHHHRVWSLILHLKGKGIQVVLTMNITVVKGQSQDTSSEFLKAIEESHTYLVVISTNYSRSVESLDELVLIMDSLPKFKNRKVIPVFLNVDPSDVRNLRGCFEEAFRMHEANIDPNRVRKWRKALKEAGQRSGQPLKNGDDEAAFLHNIIQDLKKIKIPLELFDAQHPVGIEPRAQAIISALRLGDLDFHNIVAVFGISGSGKTTIVQAVYDRIVADFDYYCFIKNIHFYKNKGPFWEVELQREVLRGLTGNDPTHGNVGAPEIRRLIDSEKTLLVLDDVEKVDDLKALGLHSASLSSGSGSSRVIVTTRNKGSLGNLPYTCYDIELLDWEESFELFVRYAYGEDEPVDAMFVHEIVCHAGGLPLILNVWGLHFKAHKKEEWPNLLKTMRRIPHEDIQQKLQVSYDSLPDETKSFFLDIVFFFDGWSWDYTKSYEDTYMEMTDYMYMYQHSMCRLLHDEDELFFREIKIKPLVDRGLVKIENEKVRLVIHEVIREMGKEVVRQQNTKEPGKRTRLVDERDVLHVVKNNSGTSSVESIILEIDYEKSEEQQSIKNVIGAFKKMNNLRFIKFVGNLSFPLETYQPCSDDDKPIISMPLSFKQLKYLEWQSFPWRSINNLDMPNVVVIVLRYSKLEILWDGIKNLNLKKLRILDVYESESLTMTGSFIGLQNLEELYFNSCLNLKEVDSSIICLDKLHTLNISNCENIKSIPNLPPSIKLLLAGGCENLVNLPKNMSELQSLRILDLDRCSNLVSEGLIRVTRLRKLQHLYTINSNVSQVSSETGNFESLQKLYLRGNNFSSLPDSLSNLSQLVLLDISCCDELRYLPLLPSKLTLIEATGCSSLDVMPFDPSQKANVFRSKLFEESFIAKALWIDLTHTMVPEVFQYKGDRGQVLSFVAPEKKIYGAILYVSRFSYLKSLGLRNRTKEKSYEFENPKKQEYNFAREVIIICPLNETTLVVEAGDTVEVICDDDQSYGFRFIYEGDVVVDSTTLAIQNTIIDVNATHENTSSVPSEMN; encoded by the exons TTGCAAATCGTACACCCACACTTTCAGTTGCAAATCATCGTACACCCACGATTTCAGTACAACAATCTTCGATTTGGTATTGGTAGATCTGATTCTCAATTTGGGTTTATGGGTCGGGATGAAATCGACGGTGGCGGCACGCT GAACTGGTCGTGGACAAGGCAGAATATTGGATCACGAAACCTTCTTTTGCTAGAAAATATGCTGGACGAAATTGAAAATATCACGTTTCTCAATCGCCTGATATTTGGTGTTGGAAATATTACTAAATCCATTCATATTAAAAAACGGTTTAGTTTGATTCTTGATGTAAAG AAATGGATCCATCATCATCGTGTTTGGTCCCTTATTCTTCATCTAAAAGGAAAAGGGATCCAAGTTGTTCTTACGATGAACATCACCGTTGTAAAAGGCCAAA GCCAAGATACGAGTTCTGAGTTTTTGAAAGCTATTGAAGAGTCTCATACCTATCTCGTTGTAATTTCCACTAATTACTCTCGTTCAGTTGAGTCCCTTGATGAGTTGGTTCTCATTATGGATTCCCTCCCTAAGTTTAAGAACAGGAAGGTTATTCCAGTATTTTTGAATGTCGATCCGTCTGATGTTCGAAATCTACGAGGATGTTTTGAGGAAGCCTTTCGAATGCACGAGGCCAACATAGATCCAAATAGAGTTCGCAAATGGAGAAAGGCCCTCAAAGAAGCAGGTCAAAGGTCCGGTCAACCTTTAAAAAATGG GGATGATGAGGCAGCCTTTTTACACAACATCATTCAAGATCTCAAAAAGATTAAAATTCCATTGGAGCTATTTGATGCTCAACACCCTGTTGGGATTGAACCACGGGCACAAGCTATAATTTCAGCATTAAGGTTAGGTGACCTTGATTTTCACAATATTGTGGCGGTTTTTGGAATCAGCGGTTCCGGTAAAACAACTATTGTCCAAGCTGTGTATGATAGAATTGTTGCAGATTTCGACTACTATTGTTTTATTAAGAACATCCATTTTTACAAGAACAAGGGTCCATTTTGGGAGGTTGAATTGCAGCGGGAGGTCCTTCGTGGTCTAACCGGAAATGATCCGACTCACGGAAATGTTGGAGCCCCTGAGATAAGAAGATTAATAGACAGTGAAAAGACTCTTTTGGTGCTTGATGATGTTGAGAAGGTGGATGACTTGAAAGCACTAGGTTTACATTCTGCCTCATTAAGTTCAGGATCTGGAAGCAGCAGAGTAATTGTGACAACAAGAAATAAAGGGTCTCTTGGTAACCTACCATACACTTGTTATGATATAGAATTGTTGGATTGGGAGGAATCTTTTGAACTCTTTGTCAGATACGCATATGGTGAAGACGAACCTGTCGATGCAATGTTCGTACACGAAATAGTCTGTCACGCTGGAGGGCTTCCATTGATTCTGAACGTGTGGGGTCTCCATTTTAAAGCTCATAAAAAGGAAGAATGGCCAAACCTGTTGAAGACGATGAGAAGAATTCCTCATGAAGATATTCAACAGAAGCTTCAAGTGAGCTATGATTCACTTCCTGATGAAACCAAGAGTTTCTTTCTGGATATCGTTTTTTTCTTTGATGGATGGAGCTGGGATTATACAAAGTCATATGAGGACACATATATGGAAATGactgattatatgtatatgtatcagcATTCAATGTGCAGATTATTGCACGACGAAGATGAATTGTTTTTCCGAGAGATTAAAATCAAACCCCTTGTTGATAGAGGTCTAGTTAAAATAGAAAATGAAAAAGTAAGATTGGTGATACATGAAGTGATTAGGGAAATGGGGAAAGAAGTGGTCCGCCAACAAAATACGAAAGAGCCTGGAAAACGTACACGATTGGTGGATGAAAGAGACGTGCTTCATGTAGTGAAAAATAATTCG GGAACAAGTTCTGTTGAAAGCATCATCTTGGAAATTGACTACGAAAAGAGTGAAGAACAACAATCTATAAAAAACGTAATAGGTGCATTTAAAAAGATGAATAATTTGAGGTTCATTAAGTTTGTTGGAAACCTATCATTTCCATTGGAGACGTATCAACCTTGTTCCGATGATGACAAACCTATCATTTCAATGCCTTTGTCTTTCAAACAATTGAAATACTTGGAATGGCAAAGTTTCCCATGGAGAAGTATCAACAACCTTGATATGCCTAATGTGGTGGTTATCGTGCTGAGGTACAGCAAATTGGAAATACTGTGGGATGGAATTAAG AATCTTAATCTTAAGAAGCTTAGGATTCTGGACGTTTATGAGTCAGAGTCATTAACCATGACTGGAAGTTTCATTGGACTCCAGAACCTTGAGGAACTTTACTTCAATAGTTGCCTGAATTTGAAAGAGGTGGATAGCTCTATTATCTGTCTCGACAAACTTCATACATTGAATATTTCCAATTGCGAAAACATAAAGTCAATTCCAAATCTTCCGCCAAGTATCAAACTACTTCTAGCGGGTGGTTGTGAAAACCTAGTGAATCTTCCTAAAAACATGTCCGAATTACAATCTCTAAGGATACTCGATCTCGATCGTTGCTCGAATCTTGTATCTGAAGGTCTCATCAGGGTTACAAGACTCAGGAAGCTACAACATCTATACACGATAAACTCCAACGTGTCTCAAGTGTCTAGTGAAACTGGTAACTTTGAGTCATTACAAAAGTTGTACCTTAGGGGTAACAATTTTTCTAGCCTACCGGACAGCCTGAGCAACCTCTCGCAACTGGTACTCCTTGATATAAGTTGTTGTGATGAATTACGGTATCTTCCACTTCTTCCATCAAAGTTGACATTGATTGAGGCAACTGGCTGTTCGTCACTGGATGTTATGCCATTTGATCCGAGTCAAAAGGCTAACGTTTTTCGTTCTAAATTGTTCGAG GAATCATTCATCGCTAAAGCATTGTGGATCGATCTGACTCATACGATGGTTCCCGAAGTCTTTCAATATAAAGGAGATAGAGGACAAGTTTTATCTTTTGTTGCACCCGAAAAGAAAATCTATGGTGCCATTTTATATGTAAGCAGATTTTCCTATTTGAAATCTTTAGGACTGCGTAACAGAACGAAAGAAAAAAGTTATGAATTTGAGAATCCCAAGAAACAAGAATATAACTTTGCCAGGGAAGTCATAATAATCTGCCCACTTAATGAGACAACACTTGTGGTGGAAGCCGGTGATACTGTGGAAGTTATATGTGATGATGATCAAAGTTATGGGTTCAGATTTATTTATGAAGGTGATGTTGTAGTAGATTCAACAACATTAGCTATTCAAAATACAATTATTGATGTTAATGCTACTCATGAAAACACATCCTCTGTCCCATCGGAGATGAATTAA